In Ovis canadensis isolate MfBH-ARS-UI-01 breed Bighorn chromosome 15, ARS-UI_OviCan_v2, whole genome shotgun sequence, the genomic stretch gactgcagcacgccaggcctccttgtccatcaccaatgctggagtttacttaaactcatgtccattgagtcagtaatgccacttTAAGATCTGAATAACTGTCAGATCCTTTGACTACAACCTTTTCATTTCCCAGattgaatctttttaaaatttgactgaAGATCTCTATCCAAAGTAGCTTTTCATTTTGAATAGttttagatatttttgttttgaaattatagCCCTTTATGTTTTATGTCATGATGAATTTGAGGCCAATGATGAATTACTtgactgtttttttaaatttgtttttagtaCTAACTTCTGTAGTACATAAACTATAAGATctagaataatatataaaaaggcTACAGGCTCAAAGATCACTGAGTAAACGCACAATAAATCTTAGTGTAATTGAAAACAATGTTTGAattaaacaatgaacaaaattactacaatggaaaagacagaaaaggttTTCACACAGACAaagtgctacacacacacacacacacacacacacacacacacaaatccttaAAGCATAATGAAACACGACATGTgtgggggaaacaaaattaagattTAGTACAAATATCACTTTAATAATTTGAGAAATTATTATTCTCATGTATCCTATCATTTAATTTTAGTAAATCAACAAACAATATATGTATTTGAATGCATAGGTATACACAAATGCCTAATACAAAAAACTAAaaccatttatttttcaatttttccagGGCCTGTTTCACATCCTTGTTCCTTAGGCTGTAAATCAGAGGGTTTAACATGGGAATCACGAGGGTGTAAAACAATGAGGCCATTTTGTCTTCATCTAGAGAGTAGGATGAGCTCGGCCTGAAATACATgaagagcagagttccctggaaAATTGCCACAGCAGTTAGGTGGGAGGTGCAGGTGGAGAAAGCTTTGAACCTCCCTTCAGCAGAGTGGATCTTCAAGACTGCTAGGATGATATAACAATAAGAGACAAGGACTCCTGAAATGGAGCTTAATTCAATGAAGCCAAAAATCATGAATATCACTAACTCATTGACCTGCGTGTCTGAGCAAGATATCAACAGGAGAGGAGGAACATCACAAAAAAAGTGGTTAATCTCATTTGACCCACAGAAGCATAAATGGAATGCTAATGTCGTGTTTATCAAACCATCTATCATTCCCACCAGGTAAACCCCCACCATGAGCAGGGAGCACACCCTGCTGGACATGCTGACTGCGTAGAGCAAGGGGCTGCTGATGGCCTTGTaccggtcataggccatcactgcCAGCAGGAGACACTCAGAATCGACAAAGATACAGAAAACCAAAAATTGCAGAGCACAGCTATAGGAGGGGATTGATTTGTTCTTGGCAAACAGGTCCACCAGCATCTTAGGGCCGATGGCTGTGGAATAGCAGAGGTCACAGAAGGAGAGGTGgctgaggaaaaagtacatgggtgTGTGCAGCTGGGGATCCATCCTAATGAGGGTGATCATTCCCAGATTTGCCAGAAGATTGATGAGATAAACAAGGAGAAACATTGTAAATAGGATGAGTTTGTTCTCAGCGTTATCAGTAATTCCCAAGAAAATGAACTCAGTCACGGAGGAGCAATTCtctctttccattcttctttgaTCTTGTGCAAACTTTTGAGAAAGTTATCAAGAAAATCACATATGCGTGTTCAATGCTtctgcacaacaacaacaaaaatcataaGGCAGAGCCTGCTGTTTTTCCTTAATTGTCTTTTTATCCTTAGAAAATAATCCAGTCTTGTACCTACTCTTTGAAGAGGCATAACTGTCTATTCTGCAATAATAAAAGGCATATGAGGAAGACCTTTGAGAATGTTTCAAGTCAATCTGGTTGCCACTCATGAGGTTGCTACTTTCTACAAACTcttctctgagccttatttttcttatatcagAGAGAAGAGCTGGATGATTTTGCCTTTCTAAAGTTCTTTAAAACCACATGGAAGAGACACCAGTGTTAGCAAGACCAGATTCTAAGACTTTGTACTGAGCTTtccctttgtttaaaaatattcacttGAATACAAAAAAGATTACTATTTTTTGTCTCTCAAAAAGACATGATTGGTTTAAGAATGTTCTTCTTAGTTCCAGAAACAGTGAGTACATCAATGACTAGTAATAGTAAAAATCATTGTGTTGCTGGTTTTAGCTTATCTTCTGCTTAGCATTTGGTGAGACATGAAATAAGTTATTACTGACCTGCTCCTAGAAACTTGCTATTGCTTTCCCATAATGCTCATTACCTCTTTGTGGAGAGGTTACCGTCTAGGATGACTCTCTTGACCAGTGGAAGAAAAAGAGCTAAAGaagtgaaaacaacagaatgtacCACATATATTTGCATCACTTTAGATTTTAAATGACTTTCAATTTAATTGAATGTAAATTAGATGAGGGATAATAAATGCTTCTAAAATGCAAAGACCTTGCTCTCTCTGTTGTGTTTATGTGTATGCCTGTGTATATATCTAAATTGAAGTGAAAgcaatggacttttttttttagacctAAGTAAATATAGTACCTGGTTTACATGGAGGTGAATTTggacaggtttttgtttttattgtggtaCCTATGCTATAAAAGAAAACAcaccttaatttttttgtttctataaagCAAAACACACTTTATATTCATGAACAGTTGCTCATTGAAAAAAGAGCAAAGACTTTTATGTGAGCcagcatgaaaataaaattacattatgAATGTTAACAAGTTCAGACAGACTCTTCCAATTTtgtgaagaaaatattatttgctaTTAAATGCAGATTTTAGTGAGTAGGTAGGCATAAAGTCCTTCATTTACAAACTTTTATCCCCCCGCCCccagtttaaatattttctcttatttttcttcagttaGGATCTGGAAACATACCTGGAAAGAGCAGGTCTTGGTTAGTTGAACAGTAATGTGCATTTGGTCTTTTATTTCACCAGGTATATTGGGACTTAAATCCCTGTGCTATGGCCCTTAGGCTTTAGTGTTATTCAAACACTTCATTAATTATATTTCTGCTTCCGTATATTCCCCTGGCAGAGGAAGacatggctagatagcatcactgactcaatggacgttaatttgagcaaactctgggagatagtggaggacagaggagcctggtgcgctgccatccCTGagggtgcagagtcagacagactttGAAACAGGACAACCAGCACAACATTCCCCTGTGAATTCAGAAACAATTTAGCAGAAACGGAGTTTTTCTGCTTCATTATTGTGTCCAAATTGCTCTGTGGAAGGAAGGGTACAGCAAatggtgtgtatggtgtgtgtcaGCTACCCGAAAACTACCTCCTCTTTCTTGAGTCAAAGAGGAAACTTAGTGAAATTCTAAAAGATCCCCCTtcatccaactctttttgattGTTCATTGTGTTTTTGAACACAAAATATTCTCCTTCACTACCTCATGTCAGAATATTACACTTTgatcacattttcttttatcttgaaATATAATCCTATGTCATAAAATCATCCTTCTAATGTATACAGTTCTCTGATTTTTAGTGCACTTTCAAATTTGTTCACTCATTACTACAATCTACTTCCAGAACATCTTCATCAGCCCCAGAAGAAATCTACACCTTCTAGCTCtcactctcctttcctccctcttgagcctggcAACTGCTAATCTACTTTCTGATCCTGTGTGGTTTCCTATTATTGGCCTTGCGTATAAAGAGAatcatgctgtgtgtgtgtgcttcttgtcaggtttattttctttggtaaaatatttacaagtttcatccatgttgttacatgtGTTAGAATTCCGTTTCAttatatggctgagtagcatttcaTGTTAAGGATATAATATACTTTAGTGATCCATTTTTTGGAAGGATGAACACTGGCTTGCTTCTACTGTTCAGCTGATATGACTAATGACACTGTAAACATTCCTGTCAATCCCTTTCAAGATAGCCCTCATTACCAAATATCAGCTTTTTCCCATTCTCCAACCACATATCATCCAAGGACATTTCACTGATTTTGTGACTTCATCACATCGTCTAAATAGTGCACTCTTTTCtgaattatgtttattttatttatttaaggtttttttttttttttttttttttactacattaAAGGCCACAGGAATGAAATCAATGGTTGCTTTGTACTTCCTAAACTATATGGTGTTAGGATTTGTAAAGGTAGtggtttctaaatatttattgttatgCATTTTTCACTATCAAATGAAGAACAGAGAACAATTACAAGGATAAAAACATACTTGCTTTGGGAATTTTTTATGTATATAGATCACATGAGTGAAGATGTCTCATTTAAAAATTGTACAGGGTGACGATTTTTTCTAAATCAACGgagttcttttcagttcagttcagttcagtcgctcagtcgtgtccaactctttgcgaccccatgaattgcagtacgccaggcctccctgtccatcatcaactcctggagttcactcagattcatgtccatagagtcggtgatgccatccagccatctcatcctctgtcgtccccttctcctcctgcccccccaatccctcccagcatcagtcttttccaatgagtccactcttcgcatgaggtggccaaagtactggagtttcaactttagcatcattccttccaaagaacacccaggactgatctcctttagaatggactggttagatctccttgcagtccaagggaccctcaagagtcttctccaacaccacagttcaaaagcatcaattctttggttctcagctttcttcacagtccaactctcatatccatacatgactactggagaaaccatagccttgactaatgtctctgcttttgaatatgctgtctaggttggtcataacttttcttccatggagtaagtgtcttttaatttcatggctgcaatcaccatctgcagtgattttggagccccccagaataaagtctgacactgtttccattgtttccccgtctatttcccatgaagtgatgggaccagataccataatcctagttttctgaatgttgagctttaagccaactttttcactctcctctttcactttcatcaagaggctttttagttcctcttcactttctgccataagggtggtttcatctgcatatctaagattactgatatttctcctggcaatcttgattccaccttgtgcttcttccagcccagcgtttctcatgatgtactctgcatataagttcaataagcagggtgacaatatacagccttgacgtactccttttcctatttggaaccagtctgttgctccatgtgcagttgtaatatttttcttaaaataatttgttttttattatttatattagttatacataaaattggaaaaaaaacatCTTGGACATTACACTTTTATGTCCTCCTTAAGCCCTCCCAAACAGATAGCAATTGAATTCTCCATACTCCTCAAACATGGTCTTCCATCTTGGTATCTGGTGTGACTGGGCTGCTTCCTAAGGtcacagaaagtaaaataatgcCTTAAGTAGATGGTTGTTTGTGGAATTCAAAGAGACAAAGAACAATGTTTAACAATGGTGGAAAATGAGGGAAAAGGAAAGGCAATCATCTTAGGCGATATGACACACTGTTGATAGCTGATAATGGCAGCGCAGTAATACAGTTTACCAAGGCTTTCCCCATTGCTCTTTGTAACCTAATTTCcaacttcctttcttcttttttcccctgatttATTCAGATATAACTGTCATATAGCATTTGCATTCAATAGATAAACAAAGTGATGATttgctatatgtatacattgtgaaatgattacaacaCTAAAATTGTTTAACAGAT encodes the following:
- the LOC138420511 gene encoding olfactory receptor 5W2-like, with amino-acid sequence MERENCSSVTEFIFLGITDNAENKLILFTMFLLVYLINLLANLGMITLIRMDPQLHTPMYFFLSHLSFCDLCYSTAIGPKMLVDLFAKNKSIPSYSCALQFLVFCIFVDSECLLLAVMAYDRYKAISSPLLYAVSMSSRVCSLLMVGVYLVGMIDGLINTTLAFHLCFCGSNEINHFFCDVPPLLLISCSDTQVNELVIFMIFGFIELSSISGVLVSYCYIILAVLKIHSAEGRFKAFSTCTSHLTAVAIFQGTLLFMYFRPSSSYSLDEDKMASLFYTLVIPMLNPLIYSLRNKDVKQALEKLKNKWF